A section of the Opitutaceae bacterium genome encodes:
- a CDS encoding glycine--tRNA ligase encodes MSTPSATPDNLMDAVVSLAKRRGFVFQSSEIYGGLNGFFDYGPMGVELKKNIRDAWWRDMVQRRDDIVGVETSIIMHPKVWQASGHVEGFTDPLVDCKASKQRFRADQLFFAPVLVDGKTVGYVSVLESERTTEDLQEAAELFKRKRGIQGQLAPVQPRDMTECKPEEVALIPSPATGEPGSLTPPRAFNMMFETYVGALRDASAVSYLRPETAQGMFVDFKNVVDTGRVKLPFGIAQVGKSFRNEITPRNFIFRSREFEQMEMEYFIHEDADWAKCHQEWIEWCRQWLISIGLPESHLSLYTHPKEKLSFYSKGTVDIMFRYPFGVQELWGIAARGNYDLSQHAQASGKPQEFFDETSKKKFVPHVIEPAVGVDRIFLAALCAAYAEEEVKDEKGAVEKRTVLRLSPRIAPVKVAVFPLLKNKEALVGRARELYRRLQRRYAAFYDDAGAIGRRYRRQDEIGTPWCVTIDFDTIEKDGTFTLRERDSMQQRRIGEDELMRLLDEQVY; translated from the coding sequence ATGTCCACGCCGTCCGCCACGCCCGACAATCTCATGGATGCCGTCGTTTCGCTCGCGAAGCGACGCGGCTTTGTTTTTCAGTCATCGGAAATCTATGGGGGGCTGAATGGCTTCTTCGACTACGGTCCGATGGGCGTGGAGTTGAAGAAGAACATCAGGGATGCCTGGTGGCGCGACATGGTGCAGCGCCGGGACGACATCGTTGGTGTCGAGACCTCGATCATCATGCACCCGAAAGTCTGGCAGGCTTCGGGTCACGTCGAGGGGTTCACCGATCCGTTGGTTGACTGCAAGGCCTCGAAGCAGCGCTTTCGGGCGGACCAGCTTTTCTTCGCCCCGGTGCTTGTCGATGGAAAGACCGTGGGCTATGTGTCGGTGCTCGAGAGCGAGCGCACGACCGAGGATCTCCAGGAGGCGGCGGAGCTTTTCAAGCGCAAGCGCGGAATCCAGGGGCAGCTGGCGCCGGTGCAACCCCGCGACATGACCGAGTGCAAGCCCGAGGAGGTGGCGTTGATTCCATCTCCCGCGACGGGCGAGCCCGGCAGCCTCACGCCGCCGCGCGCGTTCAACATGATGTTCGAGACCTACGTGGGTGCGCTGCGCGACGCCTCGGCGGTCAGCTACCTGCGACCGGAAACTGCGCAGGGCATGTTTGTGGATTTCAAGAATGTCGTGGACACGGGGCGCGTGAAGCTGCCGTTCGGCATCGCGCAGGTCGGCAAGTCGTTCCGCAATGAGATCACGCCGCGCAACTTCATCTTTCGCTCGCGCGAATTTGAGCAGATGGAGATGGAGTATTTCATCCACGAGGACGCCGACTGGGCCAAGTGCCACCAGGAGTGGATCGAGTGGTGCCGCCAGTGGCTGATCTCGATCGGTCTGCCGGAGTCCCATCTTTCGCTCTACACGCACCCGAAGGAGAAGCTGTCGTTCTACTCCAAGGGAACCGTCGACATCATGTTCCGGTATCCCTTTGGCGTGCAGGAGCTGTGGGGCATTGCGGCGCGCGGCAATTACGATCTCAGCCAGCACGCGCAGGCCTCGGGCAAGCCGCAGGAATTTTTCGACGAGACGTCGAAGAAGAAGTTCGTTCCGCACGTCATCGAGCCTGCCGTCGGTGTCGATCGCATCTTCCTTGCCGCGCTCTGCGCCGCCTATGCCGAGGAGGAGGTGAAGGATGAAAAGGGTGCGGTCGAGAAGCGCACCGTGCTGCGCCTCAGTCCGCGCATTGCGCCGGTCAAGGTGGCGGTGTTTCCGCTGCTCAAGAACAAGGAGGCGCTTGTGGGCCGCGCGCGCGAGCTCTACCGGAGGCTTCAGCGCCGGTATGCAGCCTTCTACGATGACGCGGGCGCCATTGGACGCCGCTATCGCAGGCAGGACGAGATTGGCACACCCTGGTGTGTGACCATCGATTTCGACACCATTGAAAAGGACGGCACCTTCACCCTCCGCGAACGCGATTCGATGCAGCAGAGGCGGATTGGCGAGGATGAGCTGATGCGCCTGCTCGACGAGCAGGTCTATTGA
- a CDS encoding tetratricopeptide repeat protein, which yields MLRWSGRILIAYLSVWAAVLLFTPSCRRADTNEAAAQPMTVTQAVTQTSESCRTCHDGIHAAWAPTDHALANRATGHSPEIAEALKTFPVAADKAEVEACEMILGHLPLWQPLVKRDGGRYQPHEFAYDPKAKEWFNVFGNEQRRPGEWGHWTGRGMNWNSMCAHCHMTGFRKGYDEPGDRYHSTWVEQGVSCIQCHGAMPADHGRGAAKPAAPASAESPAKTAERRIQEMHTCAPCHARNEPLTSSFQPGDSYFDHFRVELPLRRGVFFPDGQQQDEVFNWTSVLLSRMGHAGVTCMDCHDPHTSKTVLPVSNNALCMQCHAAPGRVMVGGIHAVPIDPVAHSHHGAGSAGNQCVSCHMPTTNYMQRAPRHDHGWLKPDPLMTQELGIPNACSRCHADKPVSWAIEKTDAWYGEKMDSLQRRRARAVDAAQKADARAASALLALLKEEQIPAWRATYIGLLAEVTAPSAEVFAAAEAALAAADPLERSAAVRLLASHDAYLPRLRPLLKDPVRLVRLDAAWALSRELTAGSPERAELDAMLNLTIDQPAGRARWAQDLANRGHLPEADRELALAEKWDPFSPGLKESHGFVLNAMGRSAEAAALFYRAAQLDPSASDPAFRAGLAYAEAGRIAEAETSLRLAVQRDPALHRAWYNLGLLLAGQERLPDAADALKHAESLAPSEPDYPYALATVLLRQGDAAGAAAAANRALEIDPGNAGARQLLQQIR from the coding sequence ATGTTGCGCTGGAGTGGAAGAATCCTGATCGCCTATCTGTCCGTTTGGGCGGCGGTCCTGCTGTTCACTCCATCCTGCCGCCGGGCGGACACGAACGAGGCGGCTGCGCAACCGATGACGGTGACCCAGGCGGTCACGCAGACCTCGGAAAGCTGCCGGACCTGTCACGACGGGATCCATGCAGCGTGGGCACCGACGGACCATGCCCTGGCGAATCGGGCGACCGGCCACTCTCCGGAAATCGCCGAGGCGCTGAAAACGTTTCCCGTCGCGGCCGACAAGGCCGAAGTCGAGGCCTGTGAGATGATACTTGGTCACCTGCCGCTCTGGCAGCCGCTGGTCAAGCGCGATGGCGGGCGTTATCAGCCCCATGAGTTTGCCTACGATCCGAAGGCGAAGGAGTGGTTCAATGTGTTCGGCAACGAGCAGAGGCGACCGGGTGAGTGGGGACACTGGACGGGTCGCGGCATGAACTGGAATTCGATGTGCGCCCACTGTCACATGACCGGATTCCGGAAGGGCTATGATGAACCGGGCGACCGTTACCATTCGACCTGGGTCGAGCAGGGCGTGAGCTGCATCCAGTGCCACGGGGCGATGCCGGCGGATCACGGCAGGGGTGCTGCCAAACCGGCGGCACCGGCGTCCGCGGAGTCGCCGGCGAAGACGGCGGAGCGCCGTATCCAGGAAATGCATACCTGTGCGCCCTGCCATGCGAGAAACGAGCCGCTGACCTCGTCCTTCCAACCCGGGGACAGTTACTTCGATCATTTTCGCGTGGAGTTGCCGCTGCGGCGCGGGGTCTTTTTTCCGGACGGCCAGCAGCAGGATGAGGTGTTCAACTGGACGTCCGTCCTGTTGAGCCGCATGGGTCATGCCGGTGTGACCTGCATGGACTGCCACGATCCCCACACGAGCAAGACGGTTCTTCCGGTGTCGAACAATGCTCTGTGCATGCAGTGTCATGCGGCGCCGGGCCGGGTCATGGTCGGCGGAATTCACGCGGTTCCGATCGATCCGGTTGCTCATTCGCATCACGGAGCGGGCAGTGCCGGCAACCAGTGTGTGAGCTGCCACATGCCGACGACGAACTACATGCAGCGCGCTCCGCGCCATGATCATGGCTGGCTCAAACCCGATCCGTTGATGACGCAGGAGCTTGGAATTCCGAATGCCTGCAGCCGGTGTCACGCGGACAAGCCGGTTTCCTGGGCGATTGAGAAGACCGACGCCTGGTATGGAGAAAAGATGGATTCGCTCCAGCGCCGCCGCGCGCGTGCGGTGGATGCCGCGCAGAAGGCGGATGCCAGGGCGGCGTCCGCGTTGCTGGCTTTGCTGAAGGAGGAGCAGATTCCAGCCTGGCGGGCCACCTACATTGGACTTCTTGCGGAAGTGACGGCACCATCCGCCGAGGTTTTCGCCGCTGCGGAGGCGGCGCTTGCGGCCGCGGATCCACTCGAACGCTCCGCAGCCGTGCGGCTGCTGGCGTCGCATGACGCGTACCTCCCCAGGCTCAGGCCGCTTCTCAAGGATCCGGTGCGCCTGGTGCGACTCGATGCGGCGTGGGCGCTCTCCCGGGAACTGACCGCGGGCTCTCCCGAGCGGGCGGAGCTCGACGCGATGTTGAACCTGACGATCGATCAGCCGGCCGGGCGTGCGCGGTGGGCGCAGGATCTTGCGAACCGCGGTCACCTGCCCGAGGCTGATCGCGAGCTCGCGCTCGCCGAAAAGTGGGATCCCTTTTCGCCGGGGCTCAAGGAGTCGCATGGATTCGTGCTGAACGCCATGGGGCGCAGTGCCGAGGCTGCCGCGCTTTTCTATCGCGCGGCCCAACTCGATCCTTCGGCGAGCGACCCCGCCTTTCGCGCGGGGCTCGCCTATGCGGAAGCGGGGCGCATCGCCGAGGCGGAGACATCGCTTAGGCTCGCGGTTCAGCGCGACCCGGCGCTTCACCGGGCCTGGTACAATCTCGGACTGCTGCTTGCGGGACAGGAGCGTCTGCCGGATGCGGCCGATGCGCTTAAACATGCGGAATCGCTGGCGCCCAGTGAGCCGGACTATCCCTATGCGCTGGCCACGGTGCTCCTTCGCCAGGGAGACGCTGCGGGGGCTGCGGCGGCTGCAAATCGCGCACTTGAGATCGATCCTGGGAACGCTGGCGCCCGCCAGTTGCTGCAGCAAATCCGCTAG
- the dusB gene encoding tRNA dihydrouridine synthase DusB, whose amino-acid sequence MRIGTHPLTSNLFLSPLAGYTNLPMRLTVRSVGGLGWATTDLVNARSLLERNRVALQLVATAPGDQPLAVQLFGSVPEEMRDAAAMCESLGVQSVDINMGCPVKKVVRIGGGSAMMTELSKTAELVRGMVSAVKIPVTAKMRLGWDEENLTAPDLARVLEDVGVAAIFIHGRTRAQGFSGTVNLAGIGSVVEAVRHIPVIGNGDITTPEGARHMIGQTGCAGVSIGRGAFYDPWIFRRTRRLLDTGELLPEPDFAERIRVMREHFERNCAFFGEEQGARLFRKVAPWYSRRFGPAKEFNRRIIGITSRADFEAVLAEYIAWRAPFCDAQGNLLPRFAPGPMTPSFMRAPDEVEAPVLARQEIPVPKGPVEVW is encoded by the coding sequence ATGCGCATCGGCACGCATCCGCTCACCTCGAATCTGTTCCTGTCACCGCTGGCGGGTTACACGAACCTGCCGATGCGATTGACGGTGCGCTCGGTTGGCGGGCTGGGCTGGGCGACCACGGATCTTGTGAACGCCCGGTCCCTGCTGGAGAGGAACCGGGTGGCTCTTCAACTCGTTGCGACGGCACCGGGCGATCAACCGCTGGCCGTCCAGCTCTTCGGGTCGGTTCCCGAAGAGATGCGCGATGCCGCGGCGATGTGTGAATCGCTCGGCGTGCAGTCCGTGGACATCAACATGGGGTGTCCGGTGAAAAAGGTCGTCAGGATCGGAGGCGGATCCGCGATGATGACGGAGCTTTCCAAAACCGCGGAACTCGTTCGCGGCATGGTGAGTGCGGTGAAGATTCCCGTCACGGCCAAGATGAGGCTTGGGTGGGATGAGGAAAATCTGACGGCGCCGGATCTGGCGCGGGTGCTGGAGGACGTTGGAGTGGCGGCAATCTTCATTCATGGCCGCACGCGGGCGCAGGGATTTTCCGGAACCGTGAATCTCGCTGGCATTGGATCCGTCGTCGAGGCAGTGCGCCACATCCCGGTCATTGGCAACGGCGACATCACGACCCCCGAGGGGGCGCGTCACATGATTGGACAAACGGGCTGCGCCGGCGTCAGCATTGGGCGCGGGGCCTTTTACGATCCGTGGATTTTTCGGCGTACGAGGCGTCTCCTGGACACCGGTGAACTGCTGCCCGAGCCTGATTTCGCCGAGCGCATTCGGGTGATGCGCGAACACTTCGAGCGCAACTGCGCGTTCTTCGGTGAGGAGCAGGGGGCGCGCCTCTTCCGCAAGGTGGCACCCTGGTATTCGCGGCGCTTTGGCCCGGCCAAGGAGTTCAATCGACGCATCATCGGCATCACGTCCCGTGCGGATTTCGAAGCCGTTCTGGCTGAATACATCGCCTGGCGCGCGCCCTTCTGCGATGCGCAGGGCAATCTGCTTCCCCGCTTTGCGCCGGGTCCGATGACACCGTCCTTCATGCGCGCTCCGGATGAAGTCGAGGCACCGGTGCTCGCTCGTCAGGAAATACCGGTGCCGAAGGGACCGGTTGAAGTCTGGTAG
- a CDS encoding MarC family NAAT transporter, with protein MPQNLALPASHFWELILGTFLALFPIINPFAASPVFLAITDGDSKKRRDQQARMGCVYMVVILVASLVGGTFIMSFFGISIPGIRIAGGFLVAGIGMGMVSPPKAGAHEAHERAAAQAKEDISFTPLAMPMLSGPGSIAVTIGFTSLAKHPLDYAAIILGIFVVALASYVVLRLSVHVVRWIGVNGMSAMTKIMGFLLLCVGIQFMVNGLIGVASDSELLREFRGSLAVPK; from the coding sequence ATGCCTCAAAATCTCGCACTGCCCGCATCGCATTTCTGGGAGCTGATCCTGGGCACGTTTCTCGCGCTCTTCCCCATCATCAATCCTTTCGCGGCCTCGCCGGTGTTTCTCGCCATCACAGACGGCGATTCCAAGAAGCGGCGCGACCAGCAGGCGCGCATGGGATGCGTCTACATGGTGGTCATCCTGGTCGCCTCCCTGGTCGGAGGCACGTTCATCATGAGTTTCTTCGGCATCTCGATTCCGGGAATCCGCATCGCCGGTGGATTTCTCGTGGCGGGAATCGGCATGGGCATGGTTTCGCCTCCGAAAGCCGGTGCGCACGAGGCTCACGAGCGCGCAGCGGCGCAGGCGAAGGAGGATATTTCATTCACGCCGCTCGCCATGCCGATGCTCAGCGGTCCTGGATCGATCGCGGTGACCATCGGTTTTACGTCGCTGGCGAAGCATCCCCTCGACTACGCGGCGATCATTCTTGGCATATTTGTGGTCGCGCTTGCCAGCTATGTCGTGCTGCGGCTTTCCGTGCACGTTGTCCGCTGGATTGGCGTGAACGGCATGAGTGCGATGACGAAGATCATGGGCTTCCTTCTCCTGTGCGTGGGAATCCAATTCATGGTCAACGGACTCATTGGAGTCGCGAGCGATTCCGAACTCCTGCGGGAATTTCGAGGTTCGCTCGCAGTCCCCAAGTGA
- the rarD gene encoding EamA family transporter RarD, with translation MTSGSSSTESTRGLFAAFACYVIWGIVPIYWKQMSQVDPLELVAHRVVWSLVVFVALTIWLRAGSEVIKAFRDGRVLALNLVSGLLLAINWVVYIWGVNAGHVIECSLGYFLVPIFNVVLGRVVLKETLRPLQAVAVVLTALGVGVLVLDVRHIPWIALSLALTFGFYGLLRKKSGVGAIAGLVVETSVMTPLAAAWLIWLAAEDRASFGRVDTGTMLLVLSTGVVTAIPLILFAYGAVRLRLTTLGLLQFAAPTFQFLIGWLIYHEPFSMDRAKAFLLIWTGLAVYSYDTWTLQRRRRMPGSVADAPA, from the coding sequence ATGACATCCGGCTCATCATCCACGGAATCGACGCGTGGACTGTTCGCTGCGTTCGCCTGCTACGTGATCTGGGGGATTGTCCCGATCTACTGGAAGCAGATGTCCCAGGTGGATCCGCTTGAGCTTGTCGCACACCGGGTGGTGTGGTCGCTCGTCGTTTTTGTGGCGCTGACCATCTGGCTGCGCGCCGGGTCGGAGGTGATCAAGGCGTTTCGAGACGGGCGCGTGCTGGCGTTGAATCTGGTGAGCGGCCTGCTGCTAGCGATCAACTGGGTTGTCTACATCTGGGGCGTGAACGCCGGACATGTCATTGAGTGCAGCCTTGGGTATTTTCTTGTACCGATCTTCAACGTCGTGCTCGGCCGGGTTGTGCTCAAGGAAACGCTTCGACCGCTTCAGGCCGTTGCGGTTGTTCTCACGGCGCTCGGAGTTGGGGTGCTGGTGCTCGACGTTCGGCATATTCCCTGGATAGCCCTGAGCCTGGCGCTCACCTTTGGATTCTATGGCCTGCTTCGGAAAAAATCCGGGGTCGGCGCGATTGCGGGGTTGGTGGTGGAGACATCCGTGATGACACCCCTGGCGGCCGCATGGCTGATCTGGCTGGCGGCTGAAGACCGGGCGTCGTTTGGGCGTGTCGACACGGGCACGATGCTTCTTGTGCTGAGCACCGGCGTGGTGACTGCGATTCCGTTGATCCTCTTCGCGTATGGAGCTGTCCGGCTACGATTGACGACGCTTGGTCTGCTTCAGTTTGCGGCTCCGACCTTTCAGTTTCTGATAGGCTGGCTCATCTATCATGAGCCATTTTCCATGGATCGCGCGAAGGCGTTCCTCCTGATCTGGACCGGACTCGCAGTCTATTCCTATGACACGTGGACCCTGCAGCGGCGCCGGCGCATGCCTGGGTCCGTGGCGGACGCGCCCGCATGA
- a CDS encoding FKBP-type peptidyl-prolyl cis-trans isomerase, with amino-acid sequence MQALRTILLFCLLLAPAVVFAQREKLPPEDLEIVEKTWPTAKRTSTGLRTMILQDSDGPSPKKGDMVSVVYVGKLLDGTIFDQATDPEKPFTFRIGRGQVIEGWEEGTQLLKVGQRRLFIVPYELGYGTRGNPPKIPRRATLVFEVELLAINPPAPAPPSAPTN; translated from the coding sequence ATGCAAGCTCTCCGCACCATTCTCCTCTTCTGCCTGCTCCTCGCTCCCGCCGTGGTTTTCGCCCAGCGCGAAAAACTCCCGCCCGAGGATCTGGAAATCGTGGAGAAAACCTGGCCCACCGCGAAACGGACTTCCACAGGCCTTCGCACCATGATTCTCCAGGACTCCGACGGTCCCTCTCCAAAAAAGGGCGACATGGTTTCGGTCGTCTACGTTGGCAAGCTGCTTGATGGCACCATATTCGATCAGGCGACTGACCCGGAGAAGCCGTTTACCTTCCGTATCGGCAGGGGCCAGGTCATCGAAGGATGGGAGGAGGGCACGCAGCTTCTCAAGGTGGGCCAGCGCCGCCTGTTCATTGTCCCCTACGAATTGGGCTACGGCACGCGCGGCAATCCGCCAAAGATCCCGCGGCGGGCGACGCTGGTTTTCGAGGTCGAACTCCTCGCCATCAATCCTCCCGCTCCCGCACCCCCGTCCGCGCCAACCAACTGA
- a CDS encoding uracil-DNA glycosylase, whose amino-acid sequence MSPAESASTSTTLLSHMTAVQACSRCPNMTGPPVVGRPANRGILLVGQAPGEKEPRLQRPFAWTAGKTLFQWFQDSVGWTEDETRERIYFSALCRCFPGKKPGGGDRVPSPEEILNCRSWLEVEFALLRPRLVLLVGKMAMAQFLPPQPLEKTIGRVFSIEGFGRPFDCIPLPHPSGASPWPKVEPGKSLLRQAMGLIAAHPAIKAATLPPARTEAMEGCLPPAPHDRPS is encoded by the coding sequence ATGAGTCCCGCCGAGTCCGCTTCAACCAGCACCACCCTGCTCAGCCACATGACGGCTGTTCAGGCATGCAGCCGGTGTCCCAACATGACTGGTCCGCCAGTGGTGGGTCGTCCGGCGAACCGCGGCATTCTGCTCGTGGGACAAGCTCCGGGAGAGAAGGAGCCCCGGCTGCAGCGGCCCTTTGCCTGGACAGCCGGCAAAACACTCTTCCAGTGGTTTCAGGACTCCGTCGGTTGGACTGAGGATGAAACCCGCGAGCGGATTTACTTCTCGGCGCTGTGTCGTTGTTTTCCTGGAAAGAAGCCGGGCGGTGGTGATCGCGTGCCTTCTCCCGAGGAAATCCTCAATTGCCGTTCCTGGCTCGAGGTGGAATTCGCCCTGCTGCGACCCCGGCTCGTTCTGCTCGTTGGAAAGATGGCGATGGCCCAGTTTCTCCCTCCGCAGCCCCTCGAAAAAACCATCGGCAGGGTTTTCTCCATCGAGGGCTTCGGTCGCCCCTTCGACTGCATCCCGCTGCCGCATCCTTCAGGCGCATCCCCCTGGCCAAAGGTGGAGCCGGGCAAATCACTGCTGCGGCAGGCGATGGGCCTGATTGCCGCCCATCCCGCCATCAAGGCCGCCACTTTGCCCCCCGCCCGTACAGAAGCGATGGAGGGTTGTCTTCCACCCGCTCCCCACGATAGACCTTCTTGA
- a CDS encoding RNA-binding protein, with protein sequence MSNSKLYVGNMSFKTTEDDLRQHFGQYGSVTDVYVAMDKMTGRPRGFAFVTMGTAEEAKVAAEKSNGVDLGGRPITVNEARPKEENGGRGFGGGGGGRERGFGGGGGRDRGGFGERRERRY encoded by the coding sequence ATGAGCAACTCGAAACTCTACGTCGGTAACATGTCGTTCAAGACGACTGAAGACGACCTCCGCCAGCATTTTGGCCAATACGGAAGCGTCACCGACGTGTACGTCGCCATGGACAAGATGACCGGCCGCCCGCGCGGCTTTGCGTTTGTCACCATGGGCACGGCCGAAGAAGCGAAAGTCGCTGCTGAAAAAAGCAACGGCGTCGACCTCGGCGGACGTCCAATCACCGTCAATGAAGCGCGCCCGAAGGAAGAAAACGGCGGACGCGGCTTTGGCGGCGGTGGCGGCGGACGCGAGCGCGGCTTCGGCGGCGGCGGCGGACGCGATCGTGGCGGCTTCGGCGAGCGTCGCGAGCGTCGTTACTAA
- a CDS encoding peroxiredoxin translates to MTSTLRLFVLALGAVTMTSLSPAAPLNVGDSAPKVSAVTDSGKTLNLGDVYGNQRFTLVYFYPRADTPGCTAQGCSLRDAYQELTEKGVAVIGVSNDNVEAQRAFREKYNLPFTLLADTDFKVIRAFGQQGIKSAKRQAYLIRDGKIVYADHAGSTSKQAADILAFIASGRS, encoded by the coding sequence ATGACCTCAACCCTTCGCTTGTTTGTCCTGGCGCTTGGCGCCGTTACAATGACCTCACTCAGCCCGGCAGCTCCTCTCAATGTTGGCGATTCAGCTCCCAAAGTGTCCGCCGTGACCGACAGCGGCAAGACCCTGAATCTTGGCGATGTCTACGGAAACCAGCGTTTCACCTTGGTCTATTTTTATCCACGCGCTGATACGCCTGGATGCACGGCGCAGGGATGTTCGTTGCGCGATGCCTATCAGGAGCTGACGGAAAAAGGTGTGGCGGTCATCGGAGTCAGCAATGACAACGTCGAGGCGCAGCGTGCGTTTCGCGAGAAATACAATCTGCCGTTCACGCTGCTGGCCGATACTGATTTCAAGGTCATTCGTGCGTTTGGCCAGCAGGGGATCAAGTCCGCGAAACGGCAGGCCTATTTGATCAGGGACGGGAAGATCGTGTATGCGGACCACGCCGGGTCCACGTCGAAGCAGGCGGCGGATATTCTCGCTTTCATCGCCTCCGGGCGGAGTTGA
- a CDS encoding HlyC/CorC family transporter — MSFALIVIILLVAANGILSMTETAVVSSRKVRLQEKAAKGDRRAARALVLLEHPRRFLSLVQFWLTLSGMIAGVVGGVHLAGRMNAWLLYVWSDLPALARHSQAVAFLVVTVGLTSFMLVFGELVPKRIGLAYPERVAALLAGFMRALAWLAGPFLRILELATDGVLSLLRFRPPQDSAGVSNAEVRALIEQGLHAGSFNEAEQEMVTGVLELDELPVTELMTPRPKIVFLNLDDSDEFNWRKIVTSGHSQFPVCQSTRDHVIGVVSVKAIWANSAFGLSTSLRNVVEPALTIPNTLKAIHLLERFKTSGKHVAIVLDEFGIVEGLVTLLDVLTAIVGDIPEPGHRNQPQIRRREDGSWLVDGTLPYSELKSLLGAGSLAGDAGAGFQTVAGYYMKRFGRVPSAGDYFDSDGWRLEVVDMDRQRIDKLLVLRSPQKAEFTGTQPDE; from the coding sequence TTGTCGTTCGCACTCATCGTCATCATCCTGCTCGTCGCCGCCAATGGAATCCTTTCCATGACGGAAACGGCCGTCGTGTCGTCGCGAAAGGTGCGTCTTCAGGAGAAGGCCGCCAAGGGTGACCGCCGCGCGGCGCGCGCGCTCGTGCTCCTCGAGCACCCCCGGCGTTTTCTCTCCCTCGTGCAGTTCTGGCTGACGCTGAGCGGCATGATCGCCGGAGTGGTCGGCGGTGTGCACCTCGCCGGACGAATGAACGCCTGGCTGCTGTACGTCTGGAGCGATCTGCCTGCGCTCGCCCGCCATTCGCAGGCCGTCGCCTTCCTCGTCGTGACCGTCGGACTCACATCCTTCATGCTCGTGTTCGGCGAACTCGTTCCGAAGCGGATCGGCCTGGCCTATCCGGAGCGCGTCGCGGCGCTGCTCGCGGGGTTCATGCGCGCCCTGGCCTGGCTGGCGGGTCCGTTTCTTCGCATCCTGGAATTGGCCACGGATGGCGTCCTGTCCCTGCTGCGCTTCCGTCCGCCGCAGGACTCGGCCGGCGTCAGCAACGCCGAGGTTCGCGCACTCATCGAACAGGGGCTTCACGCGGGTTCATTCAACGAGGCCGAGCAGGAAATGGTCACGGGGGTGCTGGAGCTCGACGAACTGCCCGTGACCGAGTTGATGACCCCGCGCCCCAAGATTGTCTTTCTCAACCTCGACGACTCCGATGAATTCAACTGGCGAAAGATTGTGACCAGCGGCCACTCCCAGTTTCCCGTCTGCCAGAGCACCCGGGATCACGTCATTGGAGTCGTGTCGGTGAAGGCCATCTGGGCCAACTCGGCATTCGGGCTTTCCACCAGCCTCCGCAACGTCGTTGAACCGGCGCTCACCATTCCAAACACGCTCAAGGCCATCCACCTTCTCGAGCGATTCAAGACTTCGGGCAAACACGTCGCCATCGTCCTGGACGAATTCGGCATCGTTGAAGGCCTGGTAACCCTGCTGGATGTGCTGACCGCCATCGTCGGGGACATCCCCGAACCCGGGCATCGGAACCAACCCCAGATCAGGCGGCGCGAGGACGGTTCTTGGCTTGTTGACGGCACGCTGCCCTATTCCGAGCTGAAGTCGCTGCTCGGGGCGGGCAGCCTGGCCGGCGATGCAGGCGCTGGTTTCCAGACGGTCGCCGGCTACTACATGAAGAGATTCGGACGCGTCCCGTCCGCCGGCGACTACTTTGATTCTGACGGATGGCGCCTTGAGGTCGTCGACATGGACCGCCAGCGCATCGACAAGCTGCTTGTTCTGCGCTCCCCCCAAAAGGCTGAGTTCACCGGAACCCAGCCGGACGAGTGA